AACTGCTATTTAGTAGCGTCGAGAAGCACCACCTCGATTTTCCCAGTTGCCCCCTGGAGAACTTCTTTCTTCTCGGGGTCTTGCCTTATTAACCTTGAGGTCACGCCCCATCCACTCAGCACCATCCAGGGCTTCAATGGCCGCTGTTTCTTCTGCCTCTGTTTCCATTTCTACAAAGGCAAACCCTCTTAAACGCCCTGTTTCTCGGTCTGTAGGTAACTGAACCCGTTTGACAGTGCCATATTCCGCAAAAA
This genomic window from Neosynechococcus sphagnicola sy1 contains:
- a CDS encoding RNA recognition motif domain-containing protein; amino-acid sequence: FAEYGTVKRVQLPTDRETGRLRGFAFVEMETEAEETAAIEALDGAEWMGRDLKVNKARPREERSSPGGNWENRGGASRRY